Below is a window of Candidatus Zixiibacteriota bacterium DNA.
AGTGGCTCACTTGCGCCCGTTCAGACTACCCGGAGGTGAGAAGGCGGTCAGAGAGCCTCGCCGCGCATCAATCGGTGTTCTTTATGAGATGTTCGGACAGAGCTTCGCCTTGAGACTTCAGCCGGAAGTTAAGAATCAGTTTTCATCTCAGAAGATAAGAGTACTGACGCAGATGCTGACGCGGCATGTCAATTGTCCGGTTACGACAAGTGCAGGTCGGCTCTTTGATGCTCTCGCATCGCTGATGGGCATTTGTCATATCGCCAGCTACGACGGTCAGGCCGCGACTGCACTGGAGAACACGTGTGCTTCGCTGAAGAATGTGCTGCCGTATGAGTTCTCACTTACGGCCGATCAGCCATCCGCCATAGACTGGCAACCGATGGTCGAAAGCATCCTCGCCGGCATGTCGGAACGCATAGATGTGGCAACAGCGGCTGAACGTGTGCATGTCACGCTGGCTGAGATGATTGCAGCGGTGGTGGTACAGAGCGGCTTGCGAACGGTAGTCCTGAGCGGTGGTTGCTTTCAGAATGCTCTGCTTCTCTCGATCTGCGCCAAGCGATTAGAACGCGAAGGCATAGCGGTACACTGGCCGCATCGAATTCCCATCAACGATGGCGGACTGGCCGTCGGCCAGATGGCCGAGTCAATTCGTCGACTCGGGAAGGGGTGCTAAGATATGTGTCTTGCGGTCCCCGGACAGATTGCATCGGTCAAAGATGAAGGCCGCTTCAGCCGTAGCGGCAAAGTGAGTTTTGATGGCGTCATGGTATCTGTCAATCTATCCTGTGTGCCTGAAGCGGATATCGGCGACTTTGTCCTCGTGCATGCAGGAGTGGCAATCGGCAGAATCAACCAGGATGAAGCGCGTCGAACGCTGGCATTACTGGCGCAAGCTTTCGATGACAACCCGGGTGGGAAAGAATGAAGTTCCTGAGTGAATACCGCGATGCCGGATCTGTTCTCAAGCTGATCGAGCTAATCCATCGGAATACGACTCGTGATTGGCGGATCATGGAAGTGTGCGGTGGACAGACAAACACGATTCTCCGTTATGGCCTGGATCAGTCCATTAGAGAGTGCATCACTTTCGTGCACGGACCCGGATGTCCCGTCTGTGTCACACCGGCTGAGACCATTGACTTGGCTCAAACGCTTGCGACCCGCCCTGATGTCATTCTCTGTTCGTTTGGAGATATGCTGAGGGTGCCCGGATCAAAGCATACGCTACTTGACATCAAGAGTGTCGGGGGGGATGTGGTGATGCTCTATTCGCCGCTTGACGCACTTAGACTTGCTCAGGAAAGACCAGGCCGCGAAGTCGTCTTCTTCGGAATTGGGTTTGAGACAACTGCCCCACTAACTGCTCTTGCGATTCTCCGAGCCAGAGAAGTCGGGTTGCGGAACTTCTCTGTGCTGTGTGCTCACGTGCTGATACCTCCGGCTGTGGATTCTGTAATGCGCATGCCGTCGGCGCGAATCGATGCTCTGCTTGCTCCGGGTCATGTCTGCACGATCAGCGGCATTCGAGCTTATCAGCTACTTAGTGCCCAGCACAAGATTCCAATCGTAGTAACAGGTTTTGAACCCGTCGACATTCTTCAAGGTGTGCTTCAATCAGTTGAGATGCTTGAGCAAGATAGAGCTGAAATGGCTATTCAATACCGCCGCGCCGTTGCGGCTACCGGCAACCCGGAGGCTCAGCGCCTGGCCGAAACTGTATTCCGACCTGCCGACCGCGAGTGGAGAGGTCTGGGCATGATTCCGGGCAGTGGTCTCGTGATTGCCCGTGAATTTCAGCAATATGATGCCGAGCATCGATTCAGCTTAGAACGAGCCAGTATCCACAGCGCTCATTCGGAGCCGTGTGGGGATGTACTCACGGGACTCGCAACGCCGCCAGAGTGTCCTCTGTTTGGGCGGCAGTGTACACCTGAACATCCGGTGGGGGCTCCGATGGTGTCGTCCGAAGGCACATGCGCCGCATATTACCGCAGTCAAAGATATGCAGCCACTGCTTCGACAGTGATTGAAGACGCTCCGAGAACTCGTTAGGTATGCCCGTTATGAAAAATGTGAACGACAAATCCACTGATGTAGTCCAGTTGGCTCACGGAGGGGGAGGCCGCATGATGCATCAGTTGATAAGCGAAGTGTTCGCATCCATCTTTGATGCCAGCGGTCTGGACTGCAGCAATGACGCCGCTCTCCTGCCCGGCCAACAATCCCGCATCGTCTTTACGACAGATTCCTACGTAGTCGATCCCCTCTTTTTCCCCGGCGGAGACATTGGTTGTCTTTCCGTCTACGGTACGGTGAACGATCTGGCCATGCGCGGTGCGCGACCTGCATATATGAGTGTTGGTTTCATCGTTGAGGAAGGTTTTCCAATCAATGACCTCAAGAGGATAGCCGAGTCAATGCGAGCATCTGCCCAACATGCGGGTATCAGCATTGTCACCGGCGACACAAAAGTCGTGGATCGCGGGCACGGCCACGGTCTGTTTATCAATACTGCCGGTATCGGTTTCGTCGACCACGATCTGGTGATAGGTGTTGAGAATGTTCAACCGGATGATGCCATCGTTCTCAGTGGAGACATTGGCCGACATGGCCTCGCGGTCATGGCATGTCGGCAGGAACTTGCTCTGGAGACTTCGATAGAGAGCGACTGCGCATCACTTGCCGAGCCGATTCTCAAGTTGATCGACGCACGCATTGACATACACTGTCTGCGGGATTTGACGAGGGGCGGTCTCGCTTCGGCCCTGGTTGAAATCAGCGAATCATGCCGGGCGGAGATTGTCCTCAATCAGGCCGGCATAAAAGTGCTGCCTCAGGTCGCGGCGGCATGTGAGATTCTTGGTCTTGATCCGTTGTATGTTGCCAATGAGGGTCGCTTTGTGCTGTTCCTCCCGGCCGAGCAGGTGAATCTCGCTCTTGAAGTCATTGACAGATCGTGTGCAGACTCCAAACCAGTAGTCGCCGGGCGCGTCTCTGCCGTTGGCAATCCGCGTGTGATTCTGCGCAACGAATACGGCACCGAGCGCGTGATTGATATGCTGAGCGGTGATCAATTGCCCCGAATCTGCTAACCACCGAAATTTGACGAAGGATCGGAGCGCTTGGCTGCAGCCTCTGCTTTGAGCCAGTCATACCATTGTTCCATACCTTCGCCGGTGCGGCAGGATAGCTCGAGTATTGTCAGTTCTCCGTTAATCTGGAGAGCGTTTTTCCTGGCTGCATCGAGCCTGAAATCGGACATTCCAAGCAGATCGGTCTTGTTGATGATCAGAACCGAAGAGCGGCGGAACATGGCAGGGTATTTCAGCGGCTTGTCGTCCCCCTCGGTAGTGGATATCAGAACTACCTTCATATCCTCACCCAGATCATAACTTGACGGGCAGACAAGGTTGCCGACGTTTTCCAGAAAGAGTACGTCAAGATCATCTATATCGATCTTCTGCATGGCTTCAGACACCATTTTGGCGTCAAGGTGACAGGCTCCTCCCGTAATGATCGGATGAACGATCTTTCCACCCGATGCCTCGAGCCTCCGGGCGTCGTTTTCCGTCTGCACATCGCCGACAATCACACCGAGTTGCAGGGAATCCGAAATCGTCTTCAGAGTGTTTTCCAGAAGGCTGGTCTTGCCCGATCCCGGGGAACTTACAAGATTGAGAGTGAGAACGCCTTGACGGATCAGTTTATCGCGATTCTGCCCCGCTATCCGATCGTTTTCGGACAGCACTTTCTGGTTCATGCTTACTTGCTTCTGATTGGTCATGGTCCTTCTACCTATTGGTTTCTACTCTGCGCTGAATGACTTGACCTCAATTTCCTGTCCCCCGATTACTTCTATCTTGTTTGATCCACAATCAGGGCATACGAACATCAGATCGACAACTTCGAACGTGCGGTTGCAGTCCCGGCACTCGCCGGTGGTTTCAATCCAGTCGACATTCAGAGAACTTCCTTCGAGAACGGTCCCGGCGCAAGCTGCTTCATAGCTGAAGGTCAACGCCCCCGGATTGATGCCGCTCAAGGCACCGATTCGAACATCTACGCTGGTCAGTTTCGACAGTTTCTGCCGAACCATCTCCTGTTCGACAAGCTCAAGAATCCGTCCTGCGATCTGGAGTTCATGCATTTGCAGTCTGTCTTGTTGATTGAATTCAACGACTCCATGCTTGTGTCGCAAACATGCACATCTGAATTAACCACAAATGCGGTCTCCATGGCAAGGGGAAATGTGAGTCGGGTTGCGAAGGAGTAAGAATCGACGCACAGCAGGCTCTTGGTTGGCTGAATAACAAAAGAGCGATAGTCTCAAATACTACCACACCTATCCTGAGTAAACTCCATGATCCGTATGCGCATAGGCCACATTGACGACGATGCTTTGCGGAAGATGTAACGCAAAGATCGCTCACCGGCCTCCTGCGACTCGCAGAATTATCTTGACACGCGTTCAGTGCAGAATATATTCTCTCGCGATCATAATACACAAGGAGGGACTCTTCTCCCACCAGACGTCGGTTGGCGTTATCGGGGGATGGTTTGTTTGATCCGAGTGGACAGAGTACTGAGGTAAACGCTATCTCAGTGATTAAATGAGGCGTACACACTGCGGCTTGGTGTGTGTGTCTTTTTTTTGGGTCTCGTCATAAGGCGCGACTACTGGCCGAAAGGAGAGTTGAAATGAGGAAACGAGTGTCGTTGATTCTGATGGCATCCTTCCTCGTAGCTTTCGTCGCTGGTTGCGACGATTCGCCGGTTACGCAGATGGATGAAGGCAAGTCTACGCTGAAGAGTGCGCAGCTCGCTGAGGCAGAGCTGTACGCGCCGGAGCTGTACAAGATGGCTATGGATTCGTTGAGCGCGGCCGAGGTTGAGATTCAGAAGCAGGATGGAAAGTTCTCGGTATTGCGGGATTACGATCGGGCTAAGGAGTTAATTGCCGCTGTTTCGAAGATATCCCTTGATGCTGAACAGAAAGCGATTGCCGAGAAGGACAGGGTCCGTGTTGCCGACAGTGTGCTGATTGTCGAGATTGATGCTTTGATTGCCGAAAGCAGCACCGCTTTGGCGAAGGCGCCGAAGGTGAAGGGCTCACGTGTGGATCTGAAAGTGCTCCAGGCGGATATCGACGCGGTCAAGGGAGCTCTTACTACTGCAACTCAGACTTATCAGAGCGGAGCGTTCTCTTCCGCGAAGTCGCAACTGGAAGCGGTAAAGGCTCAAATTACGGGAACAAAGAGTCAGATCGAGGCGGCCATTACGAGTGGCGCCAAAAAGAAGTAGGATTCGATTCTCACTGCATTTGGAGGGTCGGGTTTCCGACCCTCTATTTCGATTTGAAGAGGCATACTCAAGGTTAGTACTTTGAGCCACGGAGGCACGCTGCGACGGACACTGTCATTCGGTCTGTGGAGTCTTGCTTTGCTGCTGATACTATCAGCGGGAGCTTGGATTGTCTCCCGTCAGCTTAGACAGCCGCCTCTCAGCAGCCTGCAGCGGGCGCTGGATGGACTCGCCTCGGCACGAGCTGCCGGTGCTGATCAAAAGGCTCGGGATCTGTATCTCAATGCTGAGAGCTGCCTGAGTTCAGGCAGAGAGGCGCTTCGAGATGCTAATGATGCATTATGGCCATTTGGTGTCTACGAACTGCCTGATTCGCTACTGAAAGAATCAACCCGGTTTTCTGATCTCGCATGCATGGCAGCAACTGAGTCGGTCAGTCTGCGCAGGAAGGCAGTGCTAGCTCGGCTTGGTGCGCTTTCTGACAGTCTCTCTGAATGGAGAAGCACTCTGGCAAACGGTTTGTCCCGTACCGATTTCAAAGTCATGTACCGGTCAGCCAGCGTGAGACTGGATATTGCGGCACGACTCGCACAAGAGGGATCCGTCGAGACGGCCAACGAGAATCTCGATAGTGTCCAGAGCATACTTGCGCTTCTAAGCCGCAGCAGGACGGACCACGAAGCTACGGTAGTTCAGCGATCCGAAGAGATGCGGCAGTGGATATCGGAGACTTTGGAATTCTCGAGGGTTCAGAAGAAAGTCGCACTGATAGCAGACAAGGCAGCACACCGATTACATGTAATCAGGAACGGTGTCGTGGTTGAGTCGTTTAGCTGTGATCTGGGATATAACGCCGGCTACCAGAAAGTCAGAGCTGGAGATGGAGCGACACCGGAAGGGATGTATCGTGTGACGGAGATCAAACGCCGAAGCAAATTCTACCGCGCACTGCTTCTGAATTATCCGAACGAGAACGACCGAGAGCGATTCCGGCGGAATCTGGCGGCAGGCGCAATTCCGCCCGGCTCCAAGATTGGCGGTCTCATCGAAATTCACGGCCATGGCGCCAGAAACGAAGATTGGACCGATGGTTGCATTGCTCTGGATAATCGAGATATGGATAAGCTCCTTAAGCTCTCTGCGAAAGGCACACCTGTGACCATTGTCCGATCGTGGGATGGCGCTCGATGAAGATGTGCCGGAATATTGTATTGGCGGTTATGTTCACTCTGCTGACGGTTGTCTCGTGTGGCAGAGAAGATGCACTAGAAGACTCAAATGTGTCCGCCAAGCTCAAACCTGGAAAGTCGCAAAGTACGGTCAACTCCTCCAGTGGGTCTGGGAAAGGTGTTCATGACGACAATCGTAACGGGAAGAGGGTGCCTTATATTGTCATCGACAGATATTGCAATCGGCTTTTTCTGCGCACGGCCGATTCCATCTTGCTTGATGCAGACTGCTCAACCGGATCAGGCGGCGAGTTGTTCGATAATGCGACCGGGCGCCGATGGAAATTCGACACACCGAGCGGTGTCTTTACGGTGAGTTCAAAGCAGAAGAATCCGTGGTGGCGAAAACCGGACTGGGCGTTCATCGAAGAAGGAGAGCCGCCACCCAAATCCAATTCTGATCGGCTTGATGCAAATATGATGGGAGATTATGCTATCGGGTTTGGGGATGGATTTTTCATTCACGGGACCATTTACGAGCGCCTGATAGGCGTTGCAGTTACTCATGGCTGCGTCCGAATGGAAGCTGCAGATCTCAAGAAGCTATATGAAAAGGCCACAATCGGCACCAGGGTCTATGTATACTGACAACCAAGAATCCGACTCGCGATTCAGATGGCTCGCAACTGGAGCGCCTCTTTTGATCCTGATTGGCATAATGTACCTGAGCGCAGAAGGTCCCAGCTTAGTCGACTTGCGAGATACACGCGAAATCAGTTCAGCCGACAGCATTCGCCTTGGATACGGCTCAGCAGGTGAGGGCGAGGATCGTCGGAATCGGACGAATGGATCGGCTTCGCTTGCACTTGACTTCAATCGGAATAAGCTTCATATCAAAATGGGAAACGTGTTGCTACGAGACTGTGACATGCAAGTTCTGAGTGATAGCGCGGCTGCCGCAGCACTGCTCAAAGCTTGGCAGAAGGCAGACTCGCCGGATCGGGTAATAAGCCGGGTTCATCTCTTTTCGGCGGTTCCTGTTTTGCCTCAAGCAGGATTGAATGCTATTTCAGAGACATTTGGCATGAGTGAGAAACTGGTGCAGCGCTATATTCCGGAGAACATGATGATTGAAACCGCCGGAGATGTGAGCATCTGGATTATCACTGATGCCGCTGGTGAATCGCTTTCCACGCTCGGAAATATCATAGAACATGTGCATCTGATATGGGAGCGATTGACCGGCATGAAATCTGTCCGCATCCATCTCGCGGAATCCGACGCGATGTCAGTCTTCGGCCTCTGCCTTAATCATCCGAAGCTGATCATCGAAGGCTGAGGAGTGTCTGTTCAGTTCCGCTCACCGGCATTTTTGTCTTGCGCATATTGAATTCAGATGACACATTGCGGTTGGAAGACTGCTGAGTGCCCGAAAGGCTCATTGACCAGACATCAAGGTATCAGAAAAAGGGTAAAGGCAGGAGGTGTGTTCTACATCAAAAAAGGAGGAGACAGATGGATCCGAATCTGTTTCATGTCGATTGGGGCAGGTTGTCAGAGGTGCTGATCGCAATAATTGTGCTTTCCTTTGTCATCGAACGCGCTCTGTCAGTGCTGTTCGAGTCGAGGTTCTTCATCAGCCGATTCAAAGAAAGAAGCCTTAAAGAACTCATAGCGTTCATCGTAGGAGCAGTTGTCTGCTGGTACTGGGATTTCGACGCGGTGAGCATGATCTTTCTGAGGGAGAATGTTACGGTCTGGGGTGCGATTATAACGGGTGCTGTTGTTGCGGGCGGAAGCAAGGCATCGATCAAACTGTTTCAGGACTTGATGAATGTGAAGAGTACCGCAGCCAGGGCTACCGATGTAGCAGCGAGTGGGAAGACACCGTAGTATCCTATTTGGAGCACATCATACAGAATGTGCACCAAGGAAAGGAGATGAGCAGAATGAAGTTGTCAATTGGCTTTGCCTCGCTAATGCTGCTGGCTCAGATCTTCGCGTCCACTGCAACTGCCGACTATCTCGAAGTGAGCAGATCCGCAACGATCAGAGCAGAGCCCGTCAGCGGCTCACAGATCCTCGAGCGGGTTGGTGCGGGAACGGATCTGCAGCTATTGGATGAAGGAGAGCAGACCAAAGGCTATTATCACGTCCTGACAGTATCCCAGGGTCTACCTGGTTGGATCTACAGAACATTTGTCCGCCGCTACTACGGTGAGATTCCCATACCGGTCGATGATGCGGAATTCACAGATCCCATGGTCGACAAGACATGCCGATTGACCACAGAGCAGAGGCAGTATGCACTGCGTCACTTGAGTGTCGGCAAGCCTCAAGCGGTCTACGAGCGAGTGCGTGAGGGGTATGTAGTTGGTCAGGATGCACGGCTCAAGATACCGCTGTGGGTGCAGTATCAACTGACCCGCGACGATTTGTATGGGACAGTTGCGAGAGAGGAGGAGGCAGACTTTCGTCCCGATGCCTCGATCCCGTATGGCTACAGGGCCGAACCGCGCGACTATGAAGGCAGTGGATTTGATCAGGGACACATGACGCCAGCTGCCGATATGACTCGCAGCAACCGAGTGATGTCGGAGAGTTTCCTGCTCTCGAACATGGCACCGCAAGTCGGAGTGAATTTCAACCGTCATATTTGGAGTTATCTCGAGAGTTCGGTCAGAGGTTGGGTGGAGCAGCGCGGCACGCTGACCATTATTACGGGACCGGTGTTCGAAGTAATATCGGACGGGTGCACTTACCGGGTGATCGGCGATGATCACGTTGCCGTTCCGACTCACTTCTTCAAGATTATAGTTGATGCGAACGATCCACTCAATGTCGAAGCGCTTGCGTTCCTGATGCCGAATGAGCCTATTGTAGACAGAGATATTGGAGATTTCCTCACCTCGATAGATGAATTGGAGAATCTGACCGGGCTCGACTTCCTCACTGCTCTACCGACTCAGGTTCAACAGGAAGTGGAGTCGGAAGTCGCCGGGCAAATCTGGTAACTTGAAA
It encodes the following:
- a CDS encoding HypC/HybG/HupF family hydrogenase formation chaperone; its protein translation is MCLAVPGQIASVKDEGRFSRSGKVSFDGVMVSVNLSCVPEADIGDFVLVHAGVAIGRINQDEARRTLALLAQAFDDNPGGKE
- the hypD gene encoding hydrogenase formation protein HypD; its protein translation is MKFLSEYRDAGSVLKLIELIHRNTTRDWRIMEVCGGQTNTILRYGLDQSIRECITFVHGPGCPVCVTPAETIDLAQTLATRPDVILCSFGDMLRVPGSKHTLLDIKSVGGDVVMLYSPLDALRLAQERPGREVVFFGIGFETTAPLTALAILRAREVGLRNFSVLCAHVLIPPAVDSVMRMPSARIDALLAPGHVCTISGIRAYQLLSAQHKIPIVVTGFEPVDILQGVLQSVEMLEQDRAEMAIQYRRAVAATGNPEAQRLAETVFRPADREWRGLGMIPGSGLVIAREFQQYDAEHRFSLERASIHSAHSEPCGDVLTGLATPPECPLFGRQCTPEHPVGAPMVSSEGTCAAYYRSQRYAATASTVIEDAPRTR
- a CDS encoding L,D-transpeptidase — encoded protein: MLLILSAGAWIVSRQLRQPPLSSLQRALDGLASARAAGADQKARDLYLNAESCLSSGREALRDANDALWPFGVYELPDSLLKESTRFSDLACMAATESVSLRRKAVLARLGALSDSLSEWRSTLANGLSRTDFKVMYRSASVRLDIAARLAQEGSVETANENLDSVQSILALLSRSRTDHEATVVQRSEEMRQWISETLEFSRVQKKVALIADKAAHRLHVIRNGVVVESFSCDLGYNAGYQKVRAGDGATPEGMYRVTEIKRRSKFYRALLLNYPNENDRERFRRNLAAGAIPPGSKIGGLIEIHGHGARNEDWTDGCIALDNRDMDKLLKLSAKGTPVTIVRSWDGAR
- the hypE gene encoding hydrogenase expression/formation protein HypE; translated protein: MPVMKNVNDKSTDVVQLAHGGGGRMMHQLISEVFASIFDASGLDCSNDAALLPGQQSRIVFTTDSYVVDPLFFPGGDIGCLSVYGTVNDLAMRGARPAYMSVGFIVEEGFPINDLKRIAESMRASAQHAGISIVTGDTKVVDRGHGHGLFINTAGIGFVDHDLVIGVENVQPDDAIVLSGDIGRHGLAVMACRQELALETSIESDCASLAEPILKLIDARIDIHCLRDLTRGGLASALVEISESCRAEIVLNQAGIKVLPQVAAACEILGLDPLYVANEGRFVLFLPAEQVNLALEVIDRSCADSKPVVAGRVSAVGNPRVILRNEYGTERVIDMLSGDQLPRIC
- a CDS encoding L,D-transpeptidase, with product MKMCRNIVLAVMFTLLTVVSCGREDALEDSNVSAKLKPGKSQSTVNSSSGSGKGVHDDNRNGKRVPYIVIDRYCNRLFLRTADSILLDADCSTGSGGELFDNATGRRWKFDTPSGVFTVSSKQKNPWWRKPDWAFIEEGEPPPKSNSDRLDANMMGDYAIGFGDGFFIHGTIYERLIGVAVTHGCVRMEAADLKKLYEKATIGTRVYVY
- a CDS encoding DNA/RNA non-specific endonuclease; amino-acid sequence: MKLSIGFASLMLLAQIFASTATADYLEVSRSATIRAEPVSGSQILERVGAGTDLQLLDEGEQTKGYYHVLTVSQGLPGWIYRTFVRRYYGEIPIPVDDAEFTDPMVDKTCRLTTEQRQYALRHLSVGKPQAVYERVREGYVVGQDARLKIPLWVQYQLTRDDLYGTVAREEEADFRPDASIPYGYRAEPRDYEGSGFDQGHMTPAADMTRSNRVMSESFLLSNMAPQVGVNFNRHIWSYLESSVRGWVEQRGTLTIITGPVFEVISDGCTYRVIGDDHVAVPTHFFKIIVDANDPLNVEALAFLMPNEPIVDRDIGDFLTSIDELENLTGLDFLTALPTQVQQEVESEVAGQIW
- the hypB gene encoding hydrogenase nickel incorporation protein HypB; the encoded protein is MTNQKQVSMNQKVLSENDRIAGQNRDKLIRQGVLTLNLVSSPGSGKTSLLENTLKTISDSLQLGVIVGDVQTENDARRLEASGGKIVHPIITGGACHLDAKMVSEAMQKIDIDDLDVLFLENVGNLVCPSSYDLGEDMKVVLISTTEGDDKPLKYPAMFRRSSVLIINKTDLLGMSDFRLDAARKNALQINGELTILELSCRTGEGMEQWYDWLKAEAAAKRSDPSSNFGG
- the hypA gene encoding hydrogenase maturation nickel metallochaperone HypA, coding for MHELQIAGRILELVEQEMVRQKLSKLTSVDVRIGALSGINPGALTFSYEAACAGTVLEGSSLNVDWIETTGECRDCNRTFEVVDLMFVCPDCGSNKIEVIGGQEIEVKSFSAE